One Fibrobacter sp. UWB13 DNA window includes the following coding sequences:
- a CDS encoding restriction endonuclease subunit S, giving the protein MAWEKVKLGDVSTCIQPGPFGSQLHNSDYSESGTPIIMPKDMIDGKINHSNLVFVGEEHTKRLCRHQVHSGNLMVARKGDVRKCVFITENEEGWMTGSDCLKVALKEDVCHPKFIYYQLRSPFIGRWLEKISIGATMPSINTGLLSSIELMLPPLKTQKRIADILSAYDDLIENNQKQIKLLEEASQRLYKQWFIDLKFPGHETIKIVDGLPEGWKKEKLVDFADVIMGQSPKSEFYNQEKKGLPFHQGVGSYGTRFVIDDTYSTSITRIAEPGSILFSVRAPVGRLNFTKNKIIIGRGLAAINHKEKYQSFLFYMLKERFFKDDILGNGAIFASISKDELLCQQFVIPNDELLRKYNTIASRMDGKIAAADAQIQLLTQSRDRLLPKLMNNEIEVS; this is encoded by the coding sequence ATGGCTTGGGAAAAAGTGAAATTAGGAGATGTGTCTACCTGTATTCAACCAGGTCCTTTTGGTTCGCAATTGCATAATTCTGATTATTCTGAATCTGGAACGCCGATTATAATGCCTAAGGATATGATTGATGGAAAAATCAATCATTCTAATTTGGTATTTGTTGGAGAAGAACATACAAAACGTCTTTGTCGGCATCAAGTTCATTCTGGCAATTTGATGGTTGCTCGTAAAGGTGATGTTCGGAAATGTGTTTTCATCACAGAAAATGAGGAAGGATGGATGACTGGGAGCGACTGTTTAAAAGTTGCTTTAAAAGAGGATGTTTGTCATCCAAAGTTTATTTATTATCAATTACGCAGTCCTTTTATTGGTAGATGGTTGGAAAAAATTTCAATTGGTGCAACAATGCCGAGTATTAATACAGGCTTATTGAGTAGTATAGAGTTAATGTTGCCTCCGTTGAAAACTCAAAAAAGAATAGCCGACATCCTTTCCGCATACGATGACCTAATTGAAAACAACCAGAAGCAAATCAAACTCCTCGAAGAAGCCTCCCAACGCCTCTACAAACAATGGTTCATCGACCTTAAATTTCCTGGCCACGAAACCATCAAAATCGTAGATGGATTGCCAGAAGGATGGAAAAAAGAAAAATTAGTTGATTTTGCTGATGTTATAATGGGGCAAAGCCCGAAATCAGAATTTTATAATCAAGAAAAAAAAGGCTTACCATTTCATCAAGGAGTCGGCAGCTATGGAACTCGTTTTGTAATAGACGACACTTACTCAACTTCTATAACAAGAATTGCTGAACCAGGAAGTATTTTATTTAGTGTTAGAGCTCCTGTAGGACGATTGAATTTTACGAAGAATAAAATCATAATAGGTCGAGGTCTCGCAGCTATAAATCATAAAGAAAAATACCAAAGCTTCTTATTTTATATGCTGAAAGAGCGTTTCTTTAAAGATGACATACTTGGAAATGGTGCAATTTTTGCTTCTATTTCTAAGGATGAATTATTGTGTCAGCAGTTTGTTATTCCGAATGATGAATTACTGCGAAAATACAACACGATTGCTTCTAGAATGGATGGTAAAATTGCTGCCGCCGATGCACAAATTCAGCTGCTAACACAATCTCGCGACCGCCTTCTCCCCAAACTCATGAACAACGAAATCGAGGTGTCATAA
- a CDS encoding class I SAM-dependent DNA methyltransferase, which yields MDNKSLKKLEADLWESADLLRADSKLTSNQYCMPVLGLLFLRYAYGRFKKVEAELLKNRPSRGGRVLPIEASDFVSKSALFLPKEAQFDYLVNLPANIASAKLKNVHGQPLNSLGEVVNNAMELVEAQSEKLKGVLPKTYTDFKDNLLAELLRTFNNNALDDVGGDVMGRIYEYFLSKFAKNIASDDGVFFTPKSLVKMIVNVLEPSYGVLLDPACGSGGMFVQTGDFVNAAGMASNETMTFYGQEKVEYNAQLCLMNMAVHGLTGVVKSGDEANSFYHDAHNLTGKCDYVMANPPFNVDKVKAESCQSAGRLPFGLPAVNKDKEIGNGNYLWISYFYSYLNEKGRAGFVMAASATDSQSKDKDIREKLVATGHVDCMISVGNNFFYTKSLPCTLWFFDKCKKKNIKDKVFFIDARNYYTVVDRTLNEWSEWQLKNLNAIVWLYRGELDKYQSLLAEYRTTLLSYADETDDANLEKILRKTTKIAKQVELLKEYRETLRAEAKASVDAADKKSKKKTQEEWDTRLAEFDEILNVAKEADWLYEKFGDGKYKDILGLCKIATRAEIAEKNFSLTPGAYVGVAPVEDDGVDFAERMHEIHEELLKLQDESNTLMKTISKNMKELGI from the coding sequence ATGGATAATAAGAGCTTAAAGAAACTTGAGGCGGATTTGTGGGAATCTGCGGATTTACTCCGTGCCGATTCCAAGTTGACTTCGAATCAATATTGTATGCCTGTTTTGGGTCTGTTGTTTTTGCGTTATGCCTATGGGCGCTTCAAAAAGGTTGAAGCCGAACTGTTGAAAAATCGCCCGAGTCGAGGCGGTCGCGTTCTCCCCATCGAGGCGAGTGACTTTGTTTCGAAGAGCGCCTTGTTCCTCCCCAAAGAAGCCCAGTTTGATTATTTGGTGAATTTGCCTGCGAACATTGCTTCTGCAAAGCTCAAGAATGTGCATGGTCAGCCGCTCAACAGCCTTGGCGAAGTGGTGAATAACGCCATGGAACTGGTCGAGGCTCAAAGCGAAAAATTGAAGGGAGTGTTGCCCAAGACCTACACCGACTTTAAGGATAACCTTCTCGCTGAACTTTTACGCACTTTCAACAACAATGCGTTGGATGATGTGGGTGGCGATGTAATGGGTCGTATTTACGAATACTTCCTCAGTAAGTTTGCAAAGAATATCGCTAGTGATGACGGAGTTTTCTTTACCCCGAAATCATTGGTGAAAATGATTGTGAATGTGCTGGAGCCCTCGTATGGTGTGCTTTTAGACCCTGCTTGCGGAAGTGGTGGCATGTTCGTGCAGACGGGTGATTTCGTGAATGCTGCCGGAATGGCTAGCAACGAGACCATGACTTTTTATGGTCAAGAAAAGGTGGAATACAATGCCCAGCTTTGCTTGATGAACATGGCTGTGCATGGCCTTACCGGAGTTGTCAAGTCTGGCGACGAAGCGAACTCCTTCTATCACGATGCCCATAATTTGACGGGCAAATGCGATTATGTGATGGCGAATCCGCCTTTTAATGTGGATAAGGTTAAGGCTGAAAGTTGTCAAAGTGCAGGGCGACTGCCGTTTGGTTTGCCTGCCGTCAACAAGGATAAAGAAATCGGCAATGGCAACTACCTTTGGATTTCTTATTTCTATAGCTACCTGAACGAAAAAGGTCGTGCTGGCTTTGTGATGGCTGCCTCTGCGACGGATAGCCAGAGCAAGGACAAAGATATCCGCGAAAAGCTCGTGGCGACAGGTCATGTGGATTGCATGATAAGTGTTGGCAACAACTTCTTTTACACCAAGAGTTTGCCATGCACCCTGTGGTTCTTTGACAAGTGCAAAAAGAAGAATATCAAGGACAAAGTTTTTTTTATTGATGCCCGTAACTATTACACCGTTGTTGATCGCACCTTGAATGAATGGAGCGAGTGGCAACTGAAAAACTTGAACGCTATCGTATGGCTTTATCGCGGAGAACTTGACAAGTATCAAAGTTTGCTTGCAGAATACCGCACCACGCTTCTTTCTTACGCTGATGAAACCGATGATGCCAACCTTGAAAAGATTCTCCGCAAGACAACCAAGATTGCAAAGCAAGTAGAATTGCTCAAGGAATATCGCGAAACGCTTCGAGCCGAAGCAAAAGCATCTGTAGATGCTGCCGATAAGAAGAGCAAGAAAAAGACTCAGGAAGAATGGGACACGCGTCTTGCAGAATTTGATGAAATCTTGAATGTGGCGAAAGAAGCCGATTGGCTCTATGAAAAGTTCGGTGACGGAAAATACAAGGATATTCTTGGTCTTTGCAAAATCGCGACCCGTGCCGAAATTGCCGAAAAGAATTTTAGCCTTACTCCTGGTGCGTATGTAGGCGTTGCCCCCGTTGAAGATGACGGTGTGGACTTTGCCGAACGCATGCACGAAATTCACGAAGAACTCTTGAAACTCCAGGACGAAAGCAACACGCTCATGAAAACCATCTCCAAGAACATGAAGGAGTTGGGGATATGA